The Sporohalobacter salinus genomic sequence TAAAATCTATCTTTTCCGCGTAACTCTCCATTAACAAATAAAATAGCTCGTTTCATTCTTTCACTTCCTTATTTGGTAGCTATAAAACTTGACGATGATTTAACCAAAAATATCATAACTACAATTGTAATAACTATTTCTGGCAACATATAACTAGCATTATAGCCTAAAGAATAAATCCAAACATTCTGTCCTTCTGGTGCATACTCTCCAAAAAAGATAACTCCAGAAATAACATGTATTAAAAACCGTATTCCTCCAGCTAATATAACGCCACCAGTAATTAACATTCCATTTTCTTTAAAGTTATTTCTACTAGTCCAATTATGAACTATACCAGCTAGTCCTAAACTACTAAAAGCTACTGGATAGTCTAAGATTGCTTGTGAGGGATAAAATATTTTAGCACCTAATATCAATTGAAGAATACCATACATACATCCTAATGTAATTCCTTCTTTTAACCCCCAACGTAAAGCAATAAAAAAGATAGGAATCATTTCTAATGAAACAGAACCGCCTTGAGGTAATTGATAAATACGAACAAAGTGTAGAAGTGTAGCTAAAGCTAATGCAATTCCTAATTCTGTTAGTCTTTTTACTTTTTTATTATTCATAAAGCTTCCACTCCTCAAATTATTTCTTAATAAAAATAAAAACACAACTCTTCCAGAAAGTTGTGTCTAAAAGACAACTTTCCTGCGCTAGTACTAACCAGATCAGGTTCGAAGGGTCAAGAGATTCCATCCCTTTCTCAGCTTCAATAAAGCTCCCCTAGTCTTTAATACTAATATCCAACTATATCTCACTATTAAAATTATAACAAATCAATTATAGATTTGCAATTAGTTATTCATCTTCTTTATTATTTTTATTTATATCTACAATTTCTTTACTATTAGTCATAATTTCATCTATCACTTCTGGAATTGAAACTCCTTCTAACCAGAAATCTTTATAACTTTCATTAATTACATCTTTGATTTTAGCTTCCTGTCTAATATTATCAAAACCATTAAGTCTTTCTGTAATTCCCCGGTTACTATAATTTAATAATTGTTGTTTTAAGTAATCTTTTAATTTTACTTCTTCTCTCCAAAGAGATTCTAATGGCAAATAAGCTGGTAATACCTTTAATTTCTTAGCAATAAATAAATTCTTCTGCTGATTAATAAACTTAGCAAACTTATAAGCTGCTTTAGTATGAGCATCTCCCTTATAATTTTGTTGTCTAAAGAGAAGTAGTCCTGTTACATCGATAGGTACATACTTTTGGTTAAGATTATTAGTAGGCAAAGGTAATAGAGTTAGATTAATATTTGATTCCTGCTTATTTCTCTGATAAAGATTATTCAATAACCACATATTAACAGGAGCAATAATTCCTGCTTTCTGTTGCCAGAAATGCTGTAATAGCTTCTTATTCATCTCTTCTGGCTTTCTTGGAAAGACTTCTTCACTTCGCAGATTATCTAAAAATTCAAAAATTGATTTTAAATCATTAGCACTAAAAGCTAAATCTCCTTTTGAAGTTACTAACCTTTCTTTACCATTAGCATTCAATAATTGATAAAATAATTTAGGATTATAGGGATTAAAAATAATTGAACTATTTTTATTTAAATCTGCAATTTCTGTTGCTTTTTGTTGAAAATCATGCCACTTCCAACCCTTTTTTTCTATTTGATTTACAGTTAAATTCCCCTTGTTAAATAAGCTCTGGTTCCCAACCAAAATCTGAGGTTTAATCCAATTAGGTAGCCCCCATATTTGTTGATTATAAGTAAAGGCTTTAAGCCCAATTTTATTGTATCTTTCTTTCTCTGATTGTTCTCCTTCCTTGAAAAAAATATTAACTGGAATCTGGAACTCTTTACTTATTAGCTTATTACCAAAAATTCCATGATAAATATCAGGTGGATTACCTGATTTCAGTCTGTTTCTTAATTTATTTCTTCCTTTAATAAAGGATAATAACCTATAATTCACTTTAATGTTAGGATACATATCATTAAATTCACTAATTGATTCTTCTAAAAATTCTTCATATTCTTTTTCTTGACCAATAAATAATGGATAATCCCAATAGGTAATCTCATACTCCTTTTCAGAATTTAACTGTACTTTGGGATCTATTTTGAAATTCTCTTGTTCCTCATAATTAAAATAAAAAGTTAAAAAACCAGTTGCAAATATTATCAGTAGTACCATTCCAACTAATAATAGCCAGTTTAAATTAGAAAATAATTTCTTTATCACACCTATACTATCTCCTTTCTTACTTAAGATTTAAAATATAAAAAGTATTTTGATCTCCTGTTAGATCATCTTGCAAACCATAAATATACTTAAATTCTTTTATAGCTTCTTTTGTTCCAGCACCAAATCTTCCATCGGTATATTCGGGATCAAATCCATATTTTCTAAGCATCTCTTGAAATAATAAAACATCTTTTCCTGTTTGTCCCGGATGTAAATTGTGAGTGATTTTAATAGGATCACGTTTACCAATAATCTTAACTCTAGTACCGATATCTATCCAAGAGTAAAGTGTTTTTACATGACGGTTATACATTCTAATACAACCATGACTAGCAGCTGTACCGATAGATCCCGGCTTATTAGTACCATGAATACCAAAAATTCCCCAAGGTACATTCAATCTCATCCACCGGACACCAAAACCACCACCCCAGTGAGCATCTTTAGAAATTATCGCCCACTCACCAACTGGAGATTTTGTTGACGGTTTTCCTACTGCTACAGGAAATTCATGATAAGGTTTTCCATCAGAATAAACTGTCATTTTCTTTTTATAGGCATCAATAAGAAGAGAAACTTCACCCTCTGGAGGTTCTAATTCTTTATTTGATACTTCAGCTATTTGATTTTCTTCTCTAAGCTCTTGAGCTATCTTCTGCCAGGTCGATTTAGTTACTATTCCTGTAACCAAAAGATTATTTGTTTTCTGAAATTTCTTTACTGCTAAATATGTATTCCAATCATAAGTTGAATTTAGTCGTCTATTATAAAATCCTAATTCTTTTAATTCTTTTTGTAATTCTAAGATATCATTGCCTTTCATTGGAGATTTGATTAATTTTAATTGTCGTAATTCTTGGCAATTACAAGGCGGTCTAACATCTGTAGCTAAGGTTAGTGAAGAGAAAATAAAAAGTATCATTAGCGATAATATACTTGCTTTTTTTAAACTCAATTTCAACCTCCTTTTCTGCTTAAAACTTTTTGGTTTCTAGTATTAAATAAATACGTAATAGAAAGTTGAAATATACTATTATCACTAGATTTTTAAATAATGAACTAAATTATAATAAAATAAGAGAGAGGATACTTTTTAGTATCCTCTCTCTTAACTAAAATCAATTTTTAGCAACTTTGCTTTAAATTTCTTTGTTGCAAAAGACATAATCTTTTTGCTGTTTCTTTGCTTTATACATAGCATGGTCTGCTTTTTTAATAAGTTCTTCTAATTGATTGCCGTCTTTAGGACAAATACTAATTCCTATACTTACATTTATAAAGAATTTACTGTCATCTATTATTAACGGTTTTTCAAATCCATCAATAATTCTAGCAGCTACATTAACAACTTCTTCCTTAGAACTAATCTCAGTAATTGCTATAGTAAATTTGTCCCCTCCTAGTCTTGATAGAATGTCACGTTTCTTTCGTAAATTATCTTTTAATCTATAAGCCATCTTTTTAAGTAATTTATCTCCTATATAATGACCAAAATTATCATTGATCTTTTTAAAATCATCAATATTTAAAAAGAAAATAGCAAATTTATTATTATTTTTTTCAGCAGTTTTTATCAATTTATTAAATTTTTCTGCAAATAATTCTCGATTTGGCAGTCCTGTTAACTGATCATGATAGGCTATATATTCAAATCGTTTTAATAAATAAACTACAATTAAAATAAAAACTATAAAGACCAATGCCATAATCAAACCATTAATTAAAAATAAGTTTCTGTGTTTATTGATTTCTTTAGCCATAACCTGACTATTATAGGTAATACCAATAACAAAAGAATTCCACCAGTGCTTTTTAGCATTATTTTCGGAAATCAAAACCGGAATATATTTATAAGTATAAGTATTACTTGCTGATGAAATTACCTTTGTCTGTATTTGATTAGATAAAAAAGCTAGTTTAACAAATTCCTTTTCAGTTTTAGAAATATTAGTATTAACATATGGTTTTTTAGTATTGCGAAGTTTTCCAACTTCTTTAGTATTAAATTTCTCTAACATTTATGTCATTAATATCTATTATTAATATATAATTGATATTTTTTATATAAAACAAATTATATTATAAATATTACTACAAAAATAATAGTTTACCTTCACTAAAAAAAGTCAACAAATATTTATTCCCA encodes the following:
- a CDS encoding extracellular solute-binding protein, which gives rise to MIKKLFSNLNWLLLVGMVLLIIFATGFLTFYFNYEEQENFKIDPKVQLNSEKEYEITYWDYPLFIGQEKEYEEFLEESISEFNDMYPNIKVNYRLLSFIKGRNKLRNRLKSGNPPDIYHGIFGNKLISKEFQIPVNIFFKEGEQSEKERYNKIGLKAFTYNQQIWGLPNWIKPQILVGNQSLFNKGNLTVNQIEKKGWKWHDFQQKATEIADLNKNSSIIFNPYNPKLFYQLLNANGKERLVTSKGDLAFSANDLKSIFEFLDNLRSEEVFPRKPEEMNKKLLQHFWQQKAGIIAPVNMWLLNNLYQRNKQESNINLTLLPLPTNNLNQKYVPIDVTGLLLFRQQNYKGDAHTKAAYKFAKFINQQKNLFIAKKLKVLPAYLPLESLWREEVKLKDYLKQQLLNYSNRGITERLNGFDNIRQEAKIKDVINESYKDFWLEGVSIPEVIDEIMTNSKEIVDINKNNKEDE
- the thiT gene encoding energy-coupled thiamine transporter ThiT, giving the protein MNNKKVKRLTELGIALALATLLHFVRIYQLPQGGSVSLEMIPIFFIALRWGLKEGITLGCMYGILQLILGAKIFYPSQAILDYPVAFSSLGLAGIVHNWTSRNNFKENGMLITGGVILAGGIRFLIHVISGVIFFGEYAPEGQNVWIYSLGYNASYMLPEIVITIVVMIFLVKSSSSFIATK
- a CDS encoding L,D-transpeptidase family protein produces the protein MSLKKASILSLMILFIFSSLTLATDVRPPCNCQELRQLKLIKSPMKGNDILELQKELKELGFYNRRLNSTYDWNTYLAVKKFQKTNNLLVTGIVTKSTWQKIAQELREENQIAEVSNKELEPPEGEVSLLIDAYKKKMTVYSDGKPYHEFPVAVGKPSTKSPVGEWAIISKDAHWGGGFGVRWMRLNVPWGIFGIHGTNKPGSIGTAASHGCIRMYNRHVKTLYSWIDIGTRVKIIGKRDPIKITHNLHPGQTGKDVLLFQEMLRKYGFDPEYTDGRFGAGTKEAIKEFKYIYGLQDDLTGDQNTFYILNLK
- a CDS encoding GGDEF domain-containing protein, with the translated sequence MLEKFNTKEVGKLRNTKKPYVNTNISKTEKEFVKLAFLSNQIQTKVISSASNTYTYKYIPVLISENNAKKHWWNSFVIGITYNSQVMAKEINKHRNLFLINGLIMALVFIVFILIVVYLLKRFEYIAYHDQLTGLPNRELFAEKFNKLIKTAEKNNNKFAIFFLNIDDFKKINDNFGHYIGDKLLKKMAYRLKDNLRKKRDILSRLGGDKFTIAITEISSKEEVVNVAARIIDGFEKPLIIDDSKFFINVSIGISICPKDGNQLEELIKKADHAMYKAKKQQKDYVFCNKEI